TACGACGACGAGGCCGGCGTGGTCACGCGCTACGGCGCGGTCCACATCGGCATCGCCACGCAAAGCGACGGCGGACTGATGGTGCCGGTGATGCGCCACGCGGAGGCGCGCGACCTTTGGTCCATGGCGGCCGAGATCATCCGCCTGGCCGAGGCCGTGCGCACCGGCGCTGCCAGCCGCGACGAGCTGTCCGGCTCGACCATCACCATCACCAGCCTGGGGCCGCTGGGCGGCATCGTCACCACGCCGGTGATCAACCATCCCGAGGTGGGCATCGTGGGCGTGAACCGCATCGTCGAGCGGCCGGCCATCCGCAACGGCGCCGTGGTGGCGCGCAAGCTGATGAACCTGTCGTCCTCGTTCGATCACCGCGTGGTCGACGGCATGGACGCGGCGCGCTTCATCCAGGCGGTGCGCGCGCTGCTTGAACAACCCGCGCTGCTTTTCGTGGAGTAAGCATGAGCCAGATCACAAAAACAACGGGCCTGCTGGTGATCGGCGGCGGCCCGGGCGGTTACGTGGCCGCCATCCGCGCCGGTCAGCTGGGCGTGCCCACCATCCTGGTCGAAGGCGACCGGCTGGGCGGCACCTGCCTGAACATCGGCTGCATCCCGTCCAAGGCGCTGATTCACGCGGCCGAGGAATTCGACAAGGCGCGCCACTACGCCGGCGAGTCGGCGCTGGGCATCTCGGTGCAGGCGCCGTCCATCGACATCGCGCGCACCGTCGTCTGGAAGGACGGCATCGTCTCCAGGCTCACCAGCGGCGTGGGCGCGCTGCTGAAGAAGAACGGCGTCGAAGTGGTGCGCGGCTGGGCCACGCTGCTGGACGGCAAGACCGTCGAGGTGGCGACCGCCGACGGTGGCCGCCTGCGCATCCAGTGCGAGAACCTGCTGCTGGCCGCCGGCTCCGAGCCCACGCCGCTGCCCTCGGTGCCGTTCGGCGGCATCGTGGTCTCGTCCACCGAGGCGCTGTCGCCCGACAGCATCCCGAAGAAGCTGGTGGTGGTCGGCGGCGGCTATATCGGCCTGGAGCTGGGCACCGTGTACCGCAAGCTGGGCGCGGAGGTGGCCGTGGTGGAAGCGCAGGACCGCATCCTGCCCACCTACGACGCCGAGCTGACCAAGCCGGTGGCGGCGGCGCTGGCGCGCATGGGCATCGAGCTGCACCTGGGCCGCAAGGTGCTGGGCCTGAACGCCGAAGGCAATGCCGTGCGGCTGCAGGATGCCGCCGGCGCCGAGACGCAGCTGGCCGCCGACCGCGTGCTGATCGCGGTGGGACGCCGCCCGCGCACGCAAGGCTGGGGGCTGGAAAGCCTGCAACTGGACCGCAAGGGCAACGCGCTGCTGATCGACGACCAGTGCCGCACCTCGATGCGCGACGTCTGGGCCATCGGCGACCTGGCCGGCGAACCCATGCTGGCGCACCGCGCCATGGCGCAGGGCGAGATGGTGGCCGAGCTGGTGGCGGGCAAGCGCCGCCACTTCCAGCCGGCCGCGATCCCGGCGGTCTGCTTCACCGATCCGGAAGTGGTGACGGCGGGCCTGTCGCCGGCCGAGGCCGAGGCGGCGGGGCTGGATTGCCTGGTGGCGTCCTTCCCCTTCGCCGCCAACGGCCGCGCCATGACGCTGGAGTCCACCGACGGCTTCGTGCGGGTGGTCGCGCGGCGCGACAATCACCTGGTGCTGGGCTGGCAGGCGGTCGGGCGCGGCGTGTCGGAACTGGCGGCGGCGTTCTCGCAGTCGCTGGAGATGGGCGCCACGCTGGAAGACGTGGCCGGCACCATCCACGCCCATCCCACGCTGGGCGAGGCGGTGCAGGAAGCGGCGCTCAAGGCGCTGGGCCACGCGCTGCACATCTAGCGCATCGCACTGCCCATATGGCCCGGGACGGCGTCAGGCCGTCCCGGGCCATATTCATTTGCGGGCCGAGCCGTCCACGTAGGGGCGCGACTGCAGGATGATGAGTTCGTCGCCGACCACGGCCCATTCGATGTCCTGGTCCGCGCCGCCCAGCGCCTGCTTGACCTGGCGGCCCACGGTAGCGAGCCGCGCGATCAAGGCATCCGTCAGTACCTGGCGCGAGCCTTGCAGCGGCACCTCGCGCACGCCGCCGGCGGCGTCGGGCACCAGCTGCGTGTCCTCGGCCGAGCGGCTCAGCACCTGCACCGCCTTGGACCAGCTCGAATACATCACCTGCTCGGCCTGGCGCTTGCCTTCCACCACCTTGATGCCCAGGCCGCGCTTGGCCGAGATGTAGGTCACGTGCCGCCGGCCGGCGTCGAAGGGATCGCGCGTGATCATCACGCCCGAGCTGTCCGATGGCGCCGCCAGCTGCACCAGCACCGCCATCGCCACGGCGTCCTGGCCCAGCCCGGCCGCGCGGCGCGCCTCATAGGCCTCGAAGTTGTAAACCGAGGCCCATACGGTCTGCACCGCGCGCGCCAGCGCCTCGGCCTGGGTCACGTTGGGCACCGTGGTGTACAGGCCCGCGCCGCTGAAGCCGGGCAGGTCTTCCGAATTCGACGAGCTGCGCACGAACACGCCCTGACCCTTGAGCTGGCTGTTCCACTGCGCCAGCCAGGATTGCGCCAGCGCCGCGTCCGGCTCGGCGCCGGCGATCTCGGCCCGCAGCGCCGCCAAGGCTTCGCGTCGCGCGTTGGCGTCGGTCTGGAAATCGTGGCGCTGTTCCAGCGCCGCGATCTTCTGCGCCACCTGCAGGCGTCGCATGAAGGCCTCGTATTGCGAGAAGGGCACGCAGAAGCCGTCCGGCACGCGGGTGGCGGGCGGCAGGGCGGACTTGAGCGCGCCCAGATTGGCGGCCTTGACACCACAGTAGCGGCTGTCGCGGGCTTTCAGGGCGGACAGCGGTTTCAGTGCGGTCACCGACAGGTCCGGCTTGGGCAGCTTGCGCGCGGCCTGCTTGGGCGGCGTGACGTGGGGGACGACGTCGGGGCGGGCCATTGGCTGCACCCGGTAGTCCTGCGCGCTCACATTCAGCTCCACCCACTGGCCGTCGTATTGGCGCAGCGCCGCCTGCGCATCGCGCACATAGGCGTTGGGGATGCCCCAGCCCTTGGCCAGCAGGTTGACGTGCGACAGCAGCGTGGACGGGCGCTGCGTCACCAGCCCTGCCACCGGCGGCAGCCAGACCGGCACCTCGTCCAGCACCAGGATGTCCTGGGGCGACAGGTCGCCGGTCTGCTCCACCGACTTGATGATGCGCAGCCGGCCCTGGGCGCGGCCGGTGTTCAGCGGCAGGAAGGGCTGCTCGCGCAGCAGGGCCTCCTGGGTCACGAAGGCCAGGCCGGCGCGTTCGGCGGTCTGTTCGTGCAGCGTGGAGTTGGCCTTGAAGCGCGGCGCTTCATAGAACGAGGCGCGCACCACGTCATCGGTCTGCTTGAGCAGCTCGGGCGTGAGCCGGTCGCCCTCCCAGAATTCGTAGGTATAGCCGGGCAGGTCGCGCTGCCAGCTCAGCGTGCCGAACAGGAAGCGGCGCTTGGGATCCTTGTACTGCGAGATCAGCGTGGCCTTGTCCAGCTTGGGCGCCAGGCCCTCGCGGCGGGCGAACTGCTCGTGCAGCACGTAGCGCGGCGTGTTGATGTAGTAGATGCGGTTGGCCTGGCGCCGGTCGATCACGAAGATCAGGTGCGGCATCTCCAGCGGCGTGTCGGGGTTGTAGACGCGCGCCAGGCGCATGAAGTCCTCGCGGCTGCCGACGCGGTCCAGGTAGGCCGGCGCCTTGGGGTCGTCCGGGCCGGACTCGATGGGCGGTCCTTCCAGGCGCATTTCGTAGGGCGAGGGCTTGCGTGCCGTCTGTGCGGATGCGTCGTGGCTGGCGGCCAGCGACAGCGCGCACAGCGCGACCAGGGGGGCAAGGCGCAGGCTCGGGCCGATGCGGCGGGACAAGGCGCGGAAGGAATCCATGGATGCCATTGAGAATGCTGGAATGGCGGGATCATAAAGGACTCGGCGACGCCGCGCGCGGACGCCGCCGGGCAGGCCCGGACGGCGGCGGGCTGGTCGCGGCGGTCCATTTAGGCAGGACGCGCCGGCCGCAACCGCGCGATGGGCGCGATCATCAGCGCCGCCAGCAGTGCCACGGCCGCCGCCGCGTAGCCCACGCTGTCCAGGCCCCAGCGCGGAATCGCCAGCCCGCCCAGCGCCGCGCCCAGCGCGATGCCGGCGTTCGCAGCGGACACGTTGAGCGTGCCGGCCAGCGCCTGGGCCTGCGGCGCGGCCTGCATCACGCGCACCTGGCAGATGGGATAGAGCGCGGTGTTGGCGATGCTCCAGGCCGCCAGCGCCGGCAGCAGGCCGCCCAGGCTTGCGGCCAGCGGCATGCTGGCCAGCGTGCCCAGGCCCAGCAGCAGCGTGAAGGCCAGCGTGGCGCGCAGCGGATGCCGGTCCACTGCCTTGCCGCCCAACGCGTTGCCGATCAGGCCGACCGCGCCGAAGCCCATCAGCCACCAGCCGACCTGCGCTGGCGCCACGCCGGCCAGCCGCTCCAGGATGTCGGCCAGGTAGGTGTAGGCGGTGAACATGGCGGTGAACACCGCCACCGACAGGCCGATATGGGCCAGCAGCAGAGGATCTTTCAGGATGCGGGCCTGGTCGCGCAGGGGCGTCCTGGCGGACTGGCTCAGCGCCGGCATGTGGCGCGCCATCAGCGCGGCCAGCAGCAACGACAGCGCCGCCAGCCCCCAGAAGCTGGCGCGCCAGCCGATGGCGGCCGCCGCCAGCGTGCCGATCGGGATGCCGAACAGCAGGGCGGCGGAGATGCCCAGGTAGACGCGCGACACGGCCTGGCCCGCGCGCAGCGGCCCGGCCATGCGCGCGGCGGCCTCGCTGGCCGTGCCCCAGAACACCGGCAACGCCAGCGCAGGAATGAAGCGCGCCAGCGCCAGCACCCACAGGTTCGGCGCCAGCGCGGCCAGCGCATTGGCGCCGGCGAAGACCAGCAGGATGGCGACGAACAGGCGCTTGCGTTCCACGTGCGCCAGCGCGGCCGTGAGCGGCGGGCCGGCCAGCATGACCGTGAAGGCGAACAGCGCGACCAGTTGCCCGGCCTGCGGGACCGACACGCCGAAATCGCGCGCCAGCGCCGGGATCAGGCCGACGATCAGGAATTCGGTGGAGACGATGACGAAGGCGGCGAGGGCCAGGATG
The Achromobacter sp. AONIH1 DNA segment above includes these coding regions:
- the lpdA gene encoding dihydrolipoyl dehydrogenase yields the protein MSQITKTTGLLVIGGGPGGYVAAIRAGQLGVPTILVEGDRLGGTCLNIGCIPSKALIHAAEEFDKARHYAGESALGISVQAPSIDIARTVVWKDGIVSRLTSGVGALLKKNGVEVVRGWATLLDGKTVEVATADGGRLRIQCENLLLAAGSEPTPLPSVPFGGIVVSSTEALSPDSIPKKLVVVGGGYIGLELGTVYRKLGAEVAVVEAQDRILPTYDAELTKPVAAALARMGIELHLGRKVLGLNAEGNAVRLQDAAGAETQLAADRVLIAVGRRPRTQGWGLESLQLDRKGNALLIDDQCRTSMRDVWAIGDLAGEPMLAHRAMAQGEMVAELVAGKRRHFQPAAIPAVCFTDPEVVTAGLSPAEAEAAGLDCLVASFPFAANGRAMTLESTDGFVRVVARRDNHLVLGWQAVGRGVSELAAAFSQSLEMGATLEDVAGTIHAHPTLGEAVQEAALKALGHALHI
- a CDS encoding PEP/pyruvate-binding domain-containing protein, with amino-acid sequence MDSFRALSRRIGPSLRLAPLVALCALSLAASHDASAQTARKPSPYEMRLEGPPIESGPDDPKAPAYLDRVGSREDFMRLARVYNPDTPLEMPHLIFVIDRRQANRIYYINTPRYVLHEQFARREGLAPKLDKATLISQYKDPKRRFLFGTLSWQRDLPGYTYEFWEGDRLTPELLKQTDDVVRASFYEAPRFKANSTLHEQTAERAGLAFVTQEALLREQPFLPLNTGRAQGRLRIIKSVEQTGDLSPQDILVLDEVPVWLPPVAGLVTQRPSTLLSHVNLLAKGWGIPNAYVRDAQAALRQYDGQWVELNVSAQDYRVQPMARPDVVPHVTPPKQAARKLPKPDLSVTALKPLSALKARDSRYCGVKAANLGALKSALPPATRVPDGFCVPFSQYEAFMRRLQVAQKIAALEQRHDFQTDANARREALAALRAEIAGAEPDAALAQSWLAQWNSQLKGQGVFVRSSSNSEDLPGFSGAGLYTTVPNVTQAEALARAVQTVWASVYNFEAYEARRAAGLGQDAVAMAVLVQLAAPSDSSGVMITRDPFDAGRRHVTYISAKRGLGIKVVEGKRQAEQVMYSSWSKAVQVLSRSAEDTQLVPDAAGGVREVPLQGSRQVLTDALIARLATVGRQVKQALGGADQDIEWAVVGDELIILQSRPYVDGSARK
- a CDS encoding MFS transporter, whose product is MPHPISPATPATASGPAIIILALAAFVIVSTEFLIVGLIPALARDFGVSVPQAGQLVALFAFTVMLAGPPLTAALAHVERKRLFVAILLVFAGANALAALAPNLWVLALARFIPALALPVFWGTASEAAARMAGPLRAGQAVSRVYLGISAALLFGIPIGTLAAAAIGWRASFWGLAALSLLLAALMARHMPALSQSARTPLRDQARILKDPLLLAHIGLSVAVFTAMFTAYTYLADILERLAGVAPAQVGWWLMGFGAVGLIGNALGGKAVDRHPLRATLAFTLLLGLGTLASMPLAASLGGLLPALAAWSIANTALYPICQVRVMQAAPQAQALAGTLNVSAANAGIALGAALGGLAIPRWGLDSVGYAAAAVALLAALMIAPIARLRPARPA